The DNA sequence AATAAAGCCGTTATCTAGCATTAGCGTTGAGTAAATTGCTTCGTGTACACCAGCCGCACCTAGAGCGTGACCAGTCATCGCTTTCGTTGCTGAGATTGCTGGGCTGTTGCCGCCAAAGACTTCTTGGATTGCGCCAAGTTCTTTAACGTCACCCACAGGAGTTGAAGTACCGTGAGTGTTCACGTAGTCAACGCCATCAACGTTTTGCATTGCCATCTTCATACAACGAACCGCGCCTTCACCAGAAGGAGCAACCATGTCGTAGCCATCTGAAGTCGCGCCGTAACCTACGATTTCACCGTAAATTTTTGCGCCACGAGCAACTGCGTGCTCAAGCTCTTCGATAACTAGCATGCCGCCGCCACCAGAGATAACGAAACCATCACGGTCAGCATCGTAGGTACGAGAAGCCAATTCTGGAGTGTCGTTGTACTTAGTAGAAAGTGCGCCCATTGCGTCGAACATCATAGTCAGAGACCAATCAAGCTCTTCACCGCCACCAGCGAATACTACGTCTTGCTTACCAAGTTGGATAAGCTCCATTGCGTGACCAATACAGTGTGCAGAAGTCGCACATGCAGAACTCATAGAGTAGTTCACACCACGGATTTTGAAAGGAGTTGCTAGACAAGCAGAAACCGTAGAAGCCATTGTACGTGGAACCATGTATGGACCAACGCGCTTCACGCCTTTTTCACGGATGATGTCTACTGCGTTTACTTGGTTTAGAGATGAAGCACCACCTGAACCCGCAACGATACCCGTGCGGTCATTAGATACTTGATCTTCTGTTAAACCAGAATCAGCAATTGCTTGCTCCATTGAAAGATAAGCGAATGCCGCTGCATCACCCATAAAGCGCATTTTTTTGCGATCAATATGGTCAGCAGGGTTCATTTTTAGGTTACCCCAAACTTGAGAGCGCAAGCCATTTTCCTTGAACTGCTCTGAAGCGGTAATACCTGATTTACCCTCTTTCAGTGATGCTAAAACTTCTTCGACGTTGTTACCGATACTTGAAACAATACCCATACCGGTGATTACGACTCGTTTCATGTGACATTCCTATAATTCTAAATTCAGCTAGATGATAACTAAGAAGCCTAACAAAAGTGGTCAGCTTTCCTAGAAATTCGTACAATCCCTACCAACATATCGCTTCAAATCACAAAATGATAGATTTTATGACTTCAATTACTAATGCAGAACTGGAATGGAATGAGTCTGGCACGCCAGTTTCAGACCAATTTGACGACGTTTACTTCTCCAATGTTAACGGTTTAGAAGAAACTCGCTACGTCTTTTTAAAACAAAACCACCTTCCAAAGCGTTGGGTTGAACATCAACAACGCCGTTTTGTGATTGCTGAAACCGGTTTTGGTACAGGTTTGAACTTTCTCGCGGTCTGGCAATGGTTCGATACTTTTATTAAAGATAACCCACAAGCGATGACCAAAGAGTTACATTTCATCAGTTTTGAAAAATATCCTTTAAATAAAGAGGATCTCATCAAAGCACATCAATCGTGGCCTGAATTAGCCGAGTATGCGACGCAACTCCAAGAGCACTACCCTATCGCTCTGCCTGAATGTCACCGCATTGTGCTAGGCGACGGTACAATCACG is a window from the Vibrio splendidus genome containing:
- the fabB gene encoding beta-ketoacyl-ACP synthase I, translating into MKRVVITGMGIVSSIGNNVEEVLASLKEGKSGITASEQFKENGLRSQVWGNLKMNPADHIDRKKMRFMGDAAAFAYLSMEQAIADSGLTEDQVSNDRTGIVAGSGGASSLNQVNAVDIIREKGVKRVGPYMVPRTMASTVSACLATPFKIRGVNYSMSSACATSAHCIGHAMELIQLGKQDVVFAGGGEELDWSLTMMFDAMGALSTKYNDTPELASRTYDADRDGFVISGGGGMLVIEELEHAVARGAKIYGEIVGYGATSDGYDMVAPSGEGAVRCMKMAMQNVDGVDYVNTHGTSTPVGDVKELGAIQEVFGGNSPAISATKAMTGHALGAAGVHEAIYSTLMLDNGFIAPSINVANLDEAGAGLDIVTETREQELTTVMSNSFGFGGTNATLVIKKYQG